A segment of the Sander lucioperca isolate FBNREF2018 chromosome 7, SLUC_FBN_1.2, whole genome shotgun sequence genome:
CAGCAGCAGTAATGAGGAACTGAGGATAAAGAgcgatagagatagatagagagaaagagagagagagagagagagagagagagagagagagagagagaggagcaaatATATGGAGCTGGGCAAGATAAACAGTGGAGCTAATTCTCCAGTCAGGTGCCAATAAACCATTGCAGAAGAATAGGGCACAACAAGATGACGTAATTAAAAGAGTTCCAGTCAAATCTTATCTCTTATCTCTTATCTCTAATCTCTTAGCAAACAAGTCTTCACTACCAAACCAAATCATTTATGATTTCATGGCACCAATTTCCCACCTAACTTCTCTCTGCTTCAGCTGTTAAATGCAATCTTTAAAAAGCAGAGAGGATTTGGAGAGGTGCTGTATACTATCAGGCTGTTTTGTACTCTTTCTGCAATGGTTGCTGGTGGTGGGAGAACTTTACACAACCGCATGAAAGACTATTTACAGTGAGCCCGACAATGTAAAGCCTCACCCTCTATTCAATGCAAGGTGGAAAGAAAATTGCACTTCAACGacattattgatttttttctagCAAACTTTGAAGAGGGGAGTGGGGGGCAGAAACCTGTAATCTTGATTGCAGATGTTAATTTCAGATCACGTTCCTGCTGGAACATGTCAGGTCAGAGCAGAGCAGGCCCCTCAAGGAAGTACGCCAGGCTTTGAAGCCCATTTGACATAGTGGCCAAACGGTGTAATTACAACTTCCTGGTCTGTCACGTGATGCAATGGGGCCCAAAATGactttttcccatagacttacaTGGCGAAAGAGTAGTGGATATGTTTTTTTGAGCGTTACACCCCTCACAAAATGACTCGTatcactatcagaatttgatccattcggtccaaaaacatttggaaagtctagaaaaGACGCACAATTAAATCCTTTAATCCCTATTCAAGTTAGCAGAGCGCTAAACCAGAAGTAGCCGACTCAGCCGGCGGAAGtctagtgcgcctgctctatggaCGCCATAGTGCGctactgagcaactctcataggaatgaacaGGGGCCCACCGCCAACACTGTattcttattatacatccatacAGCGGAGCAGATGCGGAGACCCAGAAACGCTGAACAATCAGAGCAGATTGGGCTTTTtcggcagtatgagaaaaataaaaagtgttttttgaacattaaagtatgtaaacatgttctagtagaaacacaaaatacaagtatgaacctctAAGACAGTGCTGTTTTTGCTCTGGACAACCTGAAAAGATGAAGACCCACCAGGCATGGTGTGGTGtacaacccattctcactcccaactcctAAAATACGGggcgcttggtcattggctctcagcgTCAAATACGACGCAATAAGACAgcggtagcaagtagtatgaaagcccgaaattcCACGtggggaggttggttggggtggtggatgggtcaaacaacatagGACTTTCACAGTTGggtcctaaacccaactgttgcGTTCTTCTTTTCTAAAACCAACTGTCCCATtattgtcccacgtgtcacgtaaatgcaccttttataagcccaccatcgatctttccctaaacttaactgcgtcaaaagtgacgacAATAGTCCGGTCGCAGCGCGTTTAGATAGAGCGTGTTTAGATCGGACGCAAAATGAGatttttagcatcaataacaacgccaaaggcacctgaccaagcgtccgtattttacgcaatgggagtgagaatgtgttgtggtGTAGGGAGATCTCTGCTGCACAAGaagtaaaaaaattctaaatgaGTTgatgttttggttcagtctcaggctgtgcagacagacagacaaagttagcaagtAGCTGTTGAATGTTTAGCCgctaatgagaaaaaaaaataatatatatatatatatatatatatatattttttttttttttgtttggacaAAAACAGACCTAAAGGGAGTGTGCAtattagggctgaacaattaatcgcaattttatcgaaatcgcaaaaTGGACtactgcaatatccaaatcgcaggggggggggggggggtaatgtTAATGTTGTTGGTGAATCGCAAGTGGGGGGCGCAATTTTTGTTAAAGCATAACATGTTCAACacttctgaattaagtattgtggtgctccAGCCTACAAattgtatcctacagactaaagaaaaaaatctttgttttgtaCAGATCcttgaaaaaaatcacattataataatttcatttttattttattttaatatttttctagGAAAATaagataatgatacaaaaataaaattccctccaatatcgtgaatcatatcgcaatcgtaatatcagtcaaaataatcgcaattagatattttcctcacatcgtgcagccctagtgcatATGTGACATACATTTGCCAGGAGGACACAAAcaaaactccaaatgaatgataatttTGCTCTTTGTCTGCTGAGTTTCGGCGAGTGGCAACTTGTTGAAACATATTCACCATATCAACTTTATAAGATGATGCCAATGTTGTGCTGACAGCTTGTTGCAGTGCCTCAAAGTGGCCAAAAAACAATTAATGCAGATTTAAAGACCTGCTCCCTAAAACTAGACTCAATAGGCAATGTAGGCAACTTGTAGTGTCATATACATTTTGTGATGAGAGTAAAGTAGTTAAGCAGAGGAGATGCCATTACGTTGCATGATTAAAAGAAGCAGGTTACTCCTGAAATCATCCTCCTCCAAGCTCTGTCCAAGTGCAGCTCTCACACTTTATAACTTACTGATTTGAGGTTGGACTCCATCTCAGTGAAGTTCCACTCAGTCAGAGGCAGGCTTAAACTGAAGGgctacagagagagtgagagagagagagagagagaaagagagagagagagagagagagagagaaacaggagTGAGAAAAACATTCATCAGTGTAGGTCAATATGAAGGAACAGTTCAAGTCATTGGCTGTTTAAGCAATGACAGACACAACTACCAGTTTGAAATTTCAACTATCGGACACATCTGAATCTACATGCAGTTAAACAAGTTGTATAGCACAGAGCTACTGACATCCATAACAGCGCTGGTCCCAGCTTCCACAGTACTCTGCTGATGGCTCctgagcagcagctgctgcagctcctccaggcTCATGTCCACATTCTCCACTGCATCTGAAACTTccactctacacacacacacacacacacacacacacacacacacacacacacacacacacacacacacacacacacacacacacacacatattaatatgtaatatataaacacatacacacagggtCCCTTGCTCACTGCTTGCATTACTTTACAAACATCTTTGTGTACATTGAATtgtctactgtatgtatgtctatcTAGTTTGAGCAGCTACCTGTCTAGGGCAGGTCTCTTGCTCCTCTTCTCCATCATAGAAGCCACAGAGCCCCTCCCCTCCAGAACAGACTGGACCATAGCGACGGGGAGAACAGGAGGTTCTGAGGAACACACCTCACAGGAGGAGGTCAACGCTACGGCCTCTCCTCCCCCTAAGCTGCCTcctttccctcctcctctcactCCTGGACTTACTGGCTCTTCTTTGATTAGCATCATGCACTTCTCCCTGTTGGTAGAGTCAAAAACTGTGAGTCAAAAGATAACTACAGTAGTATTAGGTGGGTCAAGAAAACCTTGAAACAGGGTTAGTTTTGTTCATTTTGCCATGTTCTGTCATGCTTATCTCCATTAAATAAGCCCGCTAACAGTTTGATGCATAAACACCAACTTCCTCATCATACTCACTGTGCTCTACTCTGAATACACTTTCTCGAGAAAGACAGCACCGTTTTATGATCCAATATCCATGACCTCTTTCACAACATCCTAGACTCCTACATGCTGCAATAGCTGTAGAGCTAATTGTGGGGGTTACTTTTATGGGAAATAGTAATGTTACAATATATTGCATCACTCACCTAGTCTCATCAGGCTGCATCTGGAGGGCCATACTGGCCTGAGACATGTCAGTAACATCTGATATAATTGGTCCTCCTGTGAGCCCACTAGTAGAGCAAGAAGCGGTATCACTGGAAGGCTGAGGAAGAAGAGATAACTGTGATGTGTTTTTGCTCTTGTCTTGTCTCTTCTAGTaaaaactctttttttctcattttgggCCCACAGTGTTGCTCATTTACAATTAATACAGATTCATAGCAGGGCCTATACTGTCCTACAAAACACAATAAATACATCATTTGGTTGTTGAATAAAACCAGAATCAAAGGATTTGTTTTACCGTATAAAATGAATGCTGCACATGAAAGTATTTCCATGAAAACAGCATATAACATCTGTAGTAACTACAAAATGGGGCTAAAAACCAAGTCTAACCGCACTTTAGCTGTGCAGTGACTGCATTTTGGTTATGTAGAGCGGCCCAGGCAGCAATAACTGTACGGTGGCTCGATAATATCTGGGCTATAAAAACCCGCCGTCGCACTTACTGCACttttacagagaaacagacaactAGACAGCCTAAGCAACAGAGTCAAGTTAAAGCAAGATGGTAAGATACAGTAGCCACAAGCTAGCCTTGGCTAAAGCTAAATgtacccccaccccctccctaGCTCtgtctttaataaaaaaaatatacattttgatGAACAAGTATCTTGTCAGTAATTCAGGTTGATATCCACCATTATTTACAGTAATGACTCAGTAGCTAAATCTAGTTttaatggagagaaaaaaaaaacaaaaaaacaactaaatagGTTTGGCTAACAAGCCTAGCTTAGTAGAGGAGCTTTGCCATCAGCTTTTGACTCAGATGAAatttatattgttattattaaaacTATAGATTTAAATCTCATATTTTAATTAACAAAGATAGAGACTCAAGGTCTATGAAACTATActgtaaataatttaaatatagtttcttttctgaaacaaaataatttaaatggaCAAAAAAGCTGGCAAAAGCATTCTGTTAAGCTTATCCGACGGCAGGGTGCAGAATTTACATTGTATTAGGTGTCATGTATGGAAGGCATTACAACCTATCCATTTGCTCAGCACTTTGCTGATCAATCTAAGATTCCCTGCTATTGTAGTTACTGCTCTctgcctttgtagggcagtgtGTGTCACTTGTGTGATTATCTTTACAAACTTTACAAACTGGGATGAAAAAATTGTCAATTCGCTTCAATCCAGGGCTTTAGTTTGTACAGCCTGTTATAATCATACACAGCACGTCCATAGCCGTCCCAATGTGTTTCTGTGCACTGCCTCCCTCTAGTGGTGATATAACATAGCAGCCGGTTAAAGAAGAATTATGTCCAGATAATATATATTCACATCAGGTGGATATGCCATGTCATAAGAACAGATAAAATAAAAGTCTGATTGCTGAATGATACCTTCTGTATTACGAATGGTGTGTGGTAAATCAACTGAACACATTTAAACATGGCCAAGCAATTAGAAAGGCCAGCCAGTAAATGTAAAGTAGGTGTTTACTGCATGTGGCTGCCAGTGCCATTTGTGCTAAATGTGGAAGGTCAGCAGCACAGTAGCTTACTTATTATAGTTCCCAGCAAAATGGTCTCATCAACAAAAGGCTGCAGAGCACTGACACTTCTACAGGACATTCATTTCTGATACAGATAGATCCATGTTATTTATGACTCTAAAAAAAGACCCAAATTAAGATAATCTCATTTGATACATGTTTACCGGACTTTAGGGATTATGAAGCACAGTGGTAAACACAATAGATGTATCACTTTCATATTTTCTCACCGACTGGATGTAGAAGGGCTCATGCATGGGCTCCATTGGGTGACTATGGCTGAACTTGGAGGCAGGAGGGCTGGGAGAGCCATCGTCCAACATTAAGGGCCTAGAGACATTTGTTTTCAATCAATTACACATCGGCAGTCAATCACAGCAgggcatcatcatcatcatcatcatcatcatcatcagagtactaattaatgaatgaatataaCCTGTTGCAGATGGAAGCTTTGCAGACCGAATCACCGTGACTTTGCGCTAACACAAAAATCACTTCCGGGGTAGACACCAGTTGATTTGAATTGCGGAGATATGTGAAATCGACAAACTTGTTGACTTGTAACTGTACTTTTTATAGCTATATAGTTAAACACGGTAGTCTGACCTATCTGACGTttgctgtgcttattttctgcactgtgttgctttgctacggtctttgataaaccaaatctagcgtTACAACAGCAACATCTCATTGCCGGTtggactgactgctagtttgggtggtgtcattttctttagacTGTGGCCCAACAGCTAAATTAGCTCTCCAACCTAATGTTAGTGAAAGTCTTGATATATGAACGccacaaacatgcattttagatgaacaAGATGACAGTTTATCCAGTTGTTTTTTCGTCACCGTTTGCTAAGCACCGTAGACATCGGTTTAGTTTACTTTTagcattttttgaaagtgctgaATGGTACAAATGTTGGATTTTGTGTAGCGTATATCACTTCTTGTGAACACAATAGCATTTgctgctgatgttagcaacaaCAGTTTCACAGTGTTGCTAGTCTTTGTTTTTTGGAGCACTTTTTGCCTTTTTAGATCATGTGGTCATGTGGAGTGGTGACAGGAAatgaggggggagagagaagggccGAGTGAGTCATGAGAGTGGGAAGATGCTAAACACAGATGGTGGACATTCAGAGAGATTAGGAAAGCTAGGCCATAAAACATGGGGCAAAATTGCACCTTTGCCAAGGTAGCATACTAACCCTGAAAGACACGTTTCTATAGCACTTTTGTGTTCCAGCGTGCCTTTCCTTTCTCATGTCGGCCTTGTTCACACTCCACAGCAAAGCTGAACCAGCATTTTACACACATAGGCTGTAGCAGGGTCATGCACTCTGCTCTGCCttcactgtgtgtgcgtgtgcgtacgtgggtcagtcagtgtgtgtgtgtgtgtgtgtgtgtgtgtgtgtgtgcgtgtctgactgactgattcAGCACTTGTCTCCATTCACAGTGCTTGTTGAGTTAGATTGTTCAGTTTGTCAGCTGAGCCAGCCCTTCCCTCTGCCCCACTGTGGCCCTGTTTGTCTCACTTTTGTTGATtgctccactgtgtgtgtgtgtgtgtgtgtgtgtgtgtgtgtgtgtgtgtatgtgtgtgtgtgtgcgtgcgtgcgtgcgtgcgtgcgtgcgtgcatgcatgtactCACAGCTTTCTCTTTAGGCCCACAGTGCTGGGTGGGTTGGACTGCATCTGGCTGAACAGAAACTGAATCAGCTGGCAATGGAAAAGCACAACATGAATCAG
Coding sequences within it:
- the hsf4 gene encoding heat shock factor protein 4; this encodes MQESPGAMGVDGSYASNVPAFLTKLWTLVEDPDTNHLICWSASGTSFHVFDQGRFAKEVLPKYFKHNNMASFVRQLNMYGFRKVVNIEQSGLVKPERDDTEFQHLYFLQGHEHMLEHIKRKVSIVKSEETKVRQEDLSKLLYEVQLLRTQQDNMECQMQDMKQQNEVLWREVVSLRQNHTQQQKVMNKLIQFLFSQMQSNPPSTVGLKRKLPLMLDDGSPSPPASKFSHSHPMEPMHEPFYIQSPSSDTASCSTSGLTGGPIISDVTDMSQASMALQMQPDETREKCMMLIKEEPVSPGVRGGGKGGSLGGGEAVALTSSCEVCSSEPPVLPVAMVQSVLEGRGSVASMMEKRSKRPALDRVEVSDAVENVDMSLEELQQLLLRSHQQSTVEAGTSAVMDPFSLSLPLTEWNFTEMESNLKSYMFQNQEAEAFPATGCEEQ